The proteins below are encoded in one region of Sporosarcina sp. FSL K6-1508:
- a CDS encoding sensor histidine kinase, whose amino-acid sequence MKENTIDIQTLETIFNSMVRAMDHSKNDIFIISEQSRRSFEDMKNELTIVKNDISRAITEGDYLEDMTRHSRRRLADVSKDFMNFTEEQVREAYEVANDLLVRLSINRMEEKQLRARRDDLDRRLVELLETIDRADHLVNQVATVINYLTTDLKNVGEALETARHKQEFGIRIIQAQEEERKRLSRDIHDGPAQMLANVLIRTGLIEKVYVEKGPEPALGELADLKSMVRNALHEVRRIIYDLRPMALDDLGLIPTLRKYLSTIEEYEKGVEIHFQNIGQELRFQTNFEVSVFRLVQESVSNALKHGKTKDIWVKTEWLRDIMNIIVKDTGQGFDQNEVKDKSFGLIGMRERIELLKGKMTIISTPGNGTIIHFQIPLQSEIIDD is encoded by the coding sequence TTGAAGGAAAATACAATCGATATCCAAACGCTTGAAACCATCTTCAATAGCATGGTCCGTGCTATGGATCATTCAAAGAACGATATCTTTATTATAAGTGAACAAAGCCGTCGAAGCTTTGAAGATATGAAAAATGAACTTACAATAGTCAAAAACGACATTTCCCGGGCAATAACAGAAGGTGACTATTTGGAAGATATGACGCGTCATTCCCGCCGAAGACTTGCAGATGTTTCAAAAGACTTCATGAATTTTACAGAAGAACAAGTTAGAGAGGCTTATGAAGTGGCAAATGACTTGCTTGTCCGACTATCCATTAACCGGATGGAGGAGAAGCAACTTCGCGCCCGCCGGGATGACTTAGACAGACGTCTTGTAGAGCTACTTGAGACAATCGACCGGGCGGATCATCTTGTCAACCAAGTGGCAACTGTCATTAACTATTTGACAACGGATTTAAAGAATGTTGGCGAGGCACTTGAAACCGCAAGGCATAAACAAGAATTTGGCATTAGAATTATCCAGGCACAGGAAGAGGAACGTAAAAGACTATCTCGCGACATTCATGATGGACCTGCACAAATGTTAGCAAATGTGTTGATCCGTACCGGATTGATTGAAAAGGTTTATGTCGAAAAAGGGCCTGAACCTGCACTGGGTGAACTGGCAGACCTTAAGAGCATGGTGAGAAATGCGCTCCATGAAGTCCGTCGTATCATTTATGATCTCCGGCCTATGGCGCTTGACGATCTTGGTCTGATTCCGACATTGAGAAAGTATTTATCGACAATCGAAGAATACGAAAAAGGTGTCGAAATTCATTTTCAAAACATCGGACAAGAATTGCGTTTTCAAACGAACTTCGAAGTGTCGGTATTCCGGCTTGTGCAAGAATCCGTTTCAAATGCATTGAAACATGGGAAAACGAAGGACATTTGGGTGAAAACTGAATGGCTTCGCGATATAATGAATATTATCGTCAAAGATACTGGACAAGGATTCGATCAAAATGAAGTGAAAGATAAGTCATTCGGTTTGATTGGAATGCGGGAACGGATTGAGTTGTTAAAAGGCAAGATGACAATAATTTCAACGCCTGGCAATGGCACGATAATCCATTTCCAGATTCCACTTCAGAGTGAAATAATTGATGACTAG
- a CDS encoding YigZ family protein yields the protein MRADYTTVKNYGESELIIQKSRFLTFVKRAETEDEALDFIQDIKKRHHNANHNCSAYMIGEHDNIQKANDDGEPTGTAGVPMLEVLKKQGLKDTVVVVTRYFGGIKLGGGGLIRAYGRATTEGIAAACTVERKLHYLMKVTIDYTWLGKVENEIRQSPYPLKEISYSDGVNLFVYVPVAEAETFTAWMAELTNGQAGIMSASSEFLEFDS from the coding sequence ATGCGAGCAGATTATACTACAGTGAAAAATTATGGAGAGAGTGAATTGATTATCCAAAAATCCAGATTTCTTACCTTCGTGAAACGTGCCGAAACGGAGGATGAGGCCCTTGACTTCATTCAAGATATTAAAAAAAGACATCATAATGCCAATCATAATTGTTCAGCCTATATGATTGGCGAGCACGATAACATCCAAAAGGCAAATGACGATGGTGAACCGACGGGAACCGCGGGTGTACCCATGCTTGAAGTGTTGAAAAAGCAAGGACTGAAAGATACCGTCGTCGTCGTGACACGCTATTTTGGAGGGATCAAACTCGGTGGCGGTGGGTTAATTCGTGCGTATGGCCGCGCAACGACTGAAGGCATTGCAGCCGCATGTACCGTCGAAAGAAAACTTCATTATTTGATGAAAGTAACTATAGACTATACATGGCTTGGAAAAGTCGAAAATGAAATAAGACAATCCCCTTATCCACTAAAAGAAATTTCTTATTCAGATGGTGTTAATCTATTCGTGTACGTTCCGGTGGCGGAAGCAGAGACCTTCACAGCATGGATGGCTGAGCTGACGAATGGACAGGCGGGAATTATGTCGGCCTCTAGCGAATTTCTCGAATTCGACAGCTAA